In Humulus lupulus chromosome 6, drHumLupu1.1, whole genome shotgun sequence, a single genomic region encodes these proteins:
- the LOC133781842 gene encoding putative disease resistance protein RGA1: MADALVSAVLNQLCSISYEQAKQEVRLVMGVDGEVENLRRNLEAIQTVLKDAEKRKMKEDAVRLWLDELKDVSYDMDDVLDEWVTAIFSLKFEKEEINGVVVENGSSGKKKVLFSVNFSCFQCGNLISEPGRRRKIGRKIENLNGRLESIRIRKESFNFNVASSSLDEAIRPNSTSMVDVPKVYGQDELKEVLVSRLLSGSGLDEKGHLEIIPIVGMGGIGKTTLAKQVFNDDKVKAHFGEERMWECVSQPFDEAKIANSIIEQVDGEAPLILGLESLMRVFLRCIKNKKFLLVLDDVWTDDYLKWEPLEQSLKHCAPGSKIVITTRNEEVAKMMGDSHLICMEKLSEEDCWLLFSEIAFFGKTQEEREDLKQIGKEIASKCKGLPLAAKSLGSLLRVKKTKEEWLSVLESEMWEIEKVKDKLFSAFLVSYYDLSPIEKCCFSYCAIFPKDVEIDKDDLIQQWMAQGYLSLKKNEEEEFVGRKCFESLAMRSFFQDFSYDSEGSIISCKMHDIVHDFAQFLTLNEYSIVTIDCARKRMDLNARHLVLVLPSAYIPVSVLKKKTLRTFVVLGPYVSTINSDLFSYLTRLRTLNLSSCSIKELPENIGKLLHLRYLNLSHNRDLKKLPSTIGNLCNLQTLRLVQCGLEKLPEKVAKLSNLRYLYVSSLSLSSLPRGIGRLRNLRTLNLSHCAIREIPENISELIYLRYLDLSENIELRYLPSTVGDLYNLRTLRLYNTGLENLPEEVAKLMNLRHLYVFSISLQSLPKGIGRLSNLQTLKDTYISDNIEMFQLQDLRHLDDLRDISLNGLGVEEHIGEAVHAQLNHKSNLLALKLIFMSGEDGDMEIQKNVLEALQPHSNLKHLLIYNYFGSVIFPSWMLSLINLKKLVLDFCPNCETIPPCGKLPFLESLEILLLESLRRLGPEFLGRETNDDSGEGTSHDNGLRHSVALFPKLKRLVLKRTTLLHEWVGIPGWRVDSSLRIMPRLEFLLLNNCWNLEALPNFLKATPLKHLIIEHSPKLEESCQRETGREWAKIRHIPCIQFTNDIGT, from the coding sequence ATGGCGGATGCGCTAGTTTCAGCAGTCCTAAACCAGCTGTGTTCAATCAGTTATGAGCAAGCGAAACAAGAGGTTAGGCTAGTTATGGGAGTTGACGGTGAAGTCGAAAACCTTAGAAGAAACCTCGAAGCCATTCAAACCGTACTCAAAGACGCAGAGAAGAGAAAAATGAAAGAAGATGCGGTGAGGCTATGGCTAGACGAGCTCAAAGACGTCTCATACGACATGGACGACGTGCTTGACGAGTGGGTCACCGCCATTTTCAGCTTAAAGTTTGAGAAAGAAGAGATTAACGGAGTAGTGGTTGAAAATGGATCCTCTGGCAAAAAGAAGGTACTTTTTTCAGTCAACTTCTCTTGCTTTCAATGTGGTAATCTTATTTCTGAACCGGGTCGCCGCCGTAAGATTGgtcggaagattgagaacttaaATGGGAGATTGGAGAGCATTAGAATTAGAAAAGAGTCTTTCAATTTTAATGTAGCGAGTAGCAGTCTTGATGAGGCTATTCGACCAAATAGTACTTCAATGGTTGATGTGCCTAAGGTGTATGGTCAAGATGAGTTGAAGGAGGTTTTGGTTAGTCGTTTGTTGTCCGGGAGTGGCCTAGATGAAAAGGGCCACCTTGAAATCATTCCTATTGTAGGGATGGGAGGAATTGGAAAGACTACTCTAGCTAAACAAGTCTTTAATGATGATAAGGTCAAGGCTCATTTTGGGGAGGAGAGGATGTGGGAGTGTGTTTCTCAACCGTTTGATGAGGCCAAGATTGCAAATTCAATCATTGAACAAGTTGATGGGGAGGCCCCATTGATTTTGGGGTTGGAATCTTTAATGCGGGTTTTCCTTAGATGTATCAAGAACAAGAAGTTTCTTCTTGTCTTAGATGATGTGTGGACTGATGACTATTTAAAATGGGAACCCTTAGAACAGAGCTTGAAGCATTGTGCGCCTGGAAGCAAGATTGTAATAACCACACGAAATGAGGAAGTTGCGAAGATGATGGGAGACTCACACTTGATTTGTATGGAAAAGTTGTCTGAAGAGGATTGTTGGCTGTTGTTTAGCGAAATTGCATTTTTTGGGAAGACTCAGGAAGAGCGAGAAGATTTGAAACAAATTGGCAAAGAGATTGCGAGTAAGTGCAAGGGCTTGCCTCTTGCTGCGAAGAGCTTAGGCAGCCTCTTGCGAGtcaagaaaacaaaagaagaGTGGTTGAGTGTGTTGGAAAGTGAGATGTGGGAAATAGAAAAGGTGAAAGACAAGCTTTTTTCAGCATTTTTAGTAAGCTATTATGATTTATCTCCCATTGAAAAATGTTGTTTCTCTTATTGTGCCATTTTTCCAAAAGATGTTGAGATTGACAAAGATGATTTGATTCAACAATGGATGGCTCAAGGTTATTTAAGTCTGAAGAAAAATGAGGAGGAGGAATTTGTAGGTCGGAAGTGTTTTGAAAGCTTAGCAATGCGGTCGTTTTTCCAAGATTTTTCATATGATTCTGAAGGGAGTATTATTTCATGCAAGATGCATGATATAGTGCATGATTTTGCACAATTTCTCACTTTGAATGAATACTCCATCGTAACAATAGATTGTGCCAGAAAGAGAATGGACTTGAATGCTCGACATTTGGTCTTGGTGCTTCCTTCAGCCTATATCCCGGTTTCAGTTTTGAAGAAAAAAACTTTGCGCACTTTTGTAGTTTTGGGTCCATACGTTTCCACCATAAACTCTGATCTGTTTTCCTATTTGACACGTCTTAGGACATTGAATTTGAGTAGCTGCTCCATCAAAGAACTCCCGGAGAATATTGGCAAATTATTACATTTGAGATATCTCAATTTATCTCATAACCGAGATTTGAAGAAGCTGCCTAGCACAATTGGTAATTTGTGTAATTTGCAGACTCTAAGACTTGTCCAGTGTGGTCTTGAGAAGTTACCTGAAAAGGTAGCAAAACTAAGTAACTTAAGATATCTGTATGTCTCTTCACTCAGCCTGAGTTCATTGCCTAGAGGAATTGGCAGGCTACGGAACCTCAGGACTCTAAATTTGAGTCATTGTGCTATCAGAGAAATTCCAGAAAATATCAGTGaattgatatatttgagatatctAGATTTATCTGAAAACATTGAATTGAGGTACTTACCTAGCACAGTGGGTGATTTGTATAATCTACGAACTTTGCGACTCTACAATACTGGTCTTGAAAACTTACCAGAAGAGGTTGCAAAACTGATGAACTTAAGGCATCTTTATGTCTTTTCTATTAGTTTACAATCTTTACCAAAGGGAATTGGCAGGTTGAGTAATCTTCAAACGTTGAAGGACACATATATCAGCGACAACATTGAAATGTTTCAGTTACAAGATTTGAGACACTTAGACGATCTTCGTGATATTTCTTTGAATGGATTGGGTGTGGAGGAACACATTGGGGAGGCTGTTCATGCTCAGCTAAACCACAAATCGAATCTCCTTGCTTTGAAGCTCATTTTTATGAGTGGTGAAGATGGAGACATGGAAATTCAAAAGAACGTTCTTGAAGCTTTACAACCACATTCTAATTTAAAACATCTGTTGATTTACAATTACTTTGGAAGTGTCATTTTCCCTAGTTGGATGCTGTCATTAATCAACTTGAAGAAGCTAGTCTTGGATTTTTGCCCAAACTGTGAAACGATTCCTCCTTGCGGTAAGCTCCCATTCCTTGAATCACTTGAGATATTGCTCTTGGAAAGTTTAAGAAGACTGGGGCCTGAATTTTTGGGAAGGGAAACTAATGATGACAGTGGCGAAGGAACAAGTCATGACAATGGATTAAGACACTCAGTTGCTTTGTTTCCAAAATTGAAACGACTTGTTTTGAAACGAACAACATTACTACATGAATGGGTTGGAATTCCAGGGTGGAGAGTTGATAGTTCTTTGAGAATAATGCCTCGTCTTGAATTCTTGTTGCTTAACAATTGCTGGAATCTAGAAGCATTGCCGAACTTTCTCAAGGCAACGCCATTAAAGCATTTGATCATAGAGCATTCACCAAAACTTGAAGAAAGTTGCCAAAGGGAGACAGGAAGAGAGTGGGCCAAGATTCGTCACATTCCATGTATTCAGTTTACTAATGATATTGGTACTTAG